GTTagggatgatggatgatggagcaAAGGATGTAGGCAGGCCAATGAAGGGATCAAGGTCGACGATGAACCCTAGATAGTGACACCCGGACCGGCCCCgagcgcagcccccccccccccccccccccaaggccaAACAGTCCTTCAGCATTTAATCAGAAAACGAGTCTCAACCTGGTTTATACTTACACAAGTTTGGTTCACACCTTTAAATTTGGTATATTCATCaagaacaataaatatttatgatGAAAATATGAAATCAGAGTTTCGTAGAAAAACGTTGCTTGATGCTGATTGGTTCCTGGCAGGACGTGACATCGTCACCTGTATCCGTGAATGATGACTTTGGTCGGCAGGAAGACGTTGAAGCCGGAGGGCTCGCGGGTGTCGGCGAGCGATTCCTCGGTGAACACTTGTGCACAGTCGGGGTTTCTCCTGGTCAGCAGCAGGTACCGGACCCGCAGCCCGGTTCGATGCCGCCGGTACTGCAGCCAGGTGGTGCTGTTCAGCTCGGCGCACTCgtccctcagctcctcctccactcctgGGCTCGAGTGTCACATAGCATAAACATTATTGTTGCAAATAACCACAATTAGTCAGAATAAAACACCTTCATTAAAGTTggattttcatatttaaattcttttataaaatattagtaatattagcaagataactcaaaaagttacagatgaatattgataacattttcaggaaatgttgggaatgttaccaggaacaaacgattacattttggtgatgatccagaagagatcctgggttctggatcactttgagattttcattaacattgcggTCAATTGAGCGTCAAAATTTGTGCCTCGCTTTTCCTGGTGAATTTGCTTTAACACCTGAATCATTTCCTGATGCATCTTTAAGTTAATCACAGCATCATTgtgtatttaatttcattatgcTTGAACAAATGACAATAaaacctttcatttatttatataaaaagaagaagaagacagatcTCCTTTATGAGCCTTTGTACTTACCCACCGCCACAGAGGTGACGCAGATTGTCAAAAGCCAGAGGAGGGTGTGTTTGAGTTCCCCTGGCATTTGTgcagtcctgcagggctgaatGGGAGCTTTTGTCCTCAGGCAGCTCTCTGCAGCCCCAGATTGGTGGATGGAGATCAGCCTCCAGCGTGAGAAAACGACTATTCAGCCTTTATCTGAAAAACCGTAGTCAGGGAGCCGGCCTGGAATCCGCATTTAACAATCAGAAAAATCTGCTTTGTAATCATCTTACCGCTCCTCTTTACCCGTGAAGCTCCAGTGGATCCTCGGCAACCTTCCGCTCGCCCCGTCGAAGCACTCATCCCGACAGCGAGTTGCTTCCCGGGCCGAGCCAGACGAGTGTTTGCCTGGCGGGGAATTCATGACCTCATTGGTATTCACCGGCTGTTTGTTCCGAATGCTGGACTCTGCCCGccggtatgtgtgtgtgtgtgtgtgggtgcaccAGGATGCGTTTTGAGTACACACAGAAGTGTTTCACGTGAAGCGAGGAGCCACGAGGGGAAATCAATCATTATCTGATTGGACGTTCCGCAGATAATACTCCTTTACGTGATCAATACTCTCACTCATCATTGCGATTCATTAGCCTGTGCTTAGCACAGTTAATCAATTATCTTCCGGCTGATGTTGTTGGTTCTGAACACACAGTGGGTTTGTCTGGATCTCACCTCCAGGCTGCTgatgacaaacaggaaatgaagtcAAGATTCTGCAGTTGGCATTTAACGTTTATTAGACAGTGATTAGCGCGTGAGAgcacaataaatgaaaaattaGCCCATTAAGCTATCGAAACTAACACTCGCCGCTTTTATAAAGCCGCTTTGgggtagcagcagcagctagcagctagcagctaacgcaaagaggaggaaaatgtcttcaaactTTTGCAGAGCACGTACAAAAATTCAAATTCAGAAGTTATCATTAACAATCACCCAATTAAAATGCAGAATAAAGATAAACGAGCCACAGTGAATGATGGAGTTTACCCCCCTATAAACTTTAATAGTTTGCACCACACAGCACAAGACCAACAGGTAATAATAAAGTTTAATTGTTCCTAGCCTCCTTTACTTCTCCGTGTTGAGTTAATACTTTACGTTAAATCATCTATTCTGACGTTACGGTATACGAATACATGATATGATGTCAGCAACTGTAGATAAGTTGCTTTATGCTGTTATgtgtgtagcatgtagcattagcatgttTCGCCTTCCTCGCTTATTTCACGCTAAGTCTCTCCCTTTCTTTTGGCAGCTCTGAGGCGAGCCACTCGGTGGTGCGTTTGCGGGCTTCCTCCCACGTGTATCTGGGGGCGTAGCCCAGATCCCTCTTGGCCTTCTGATAGGAGAAGCTGAACGGCGTGTTCAGCATGGTGAGGAGCCGGCGCTTCAGCGGCGGCGTGACCCGGACGAAGGGCCGCAGCATCACGCACAGAACCTCCATGATGAAGCAGAACACGTAGAAGACGCCGAGAGGCACGATGAGCTTCTCTTGAATGCCGAAGCCCAGAGGCGCCATGACCGCGTGGTTGAAGTCTGAATAACTCGCGTGCGGCGTGTCGTCTGAAATGAAGTAAAACTTTCCTCCCGCGATGCTTCTTCTCTGCGGATCTTTCAGGCTGCGGGCCGCTTGGAGGTGGGCCGCGGCCACGTTCCCCACGTAGACGGGATTCACTCGGGCCTCCGGCAAGGACATGCGGATCAGAACGTCTTTGTTCCGAACGCCGTCGCCCATGTGGTGCAGCAGGAAGCGGCACCCCTCCCCGTAGATGTACATGCACCTGAGGGCGCAGGTGGCCAGCCGGCCTCCGTTTTGGAGCGCCTCGTCGTGGGCCCGCAGCGTCCTCTGCTCCGCCTCCCTTTTGGTCTTGCTGTAGTTGAACTTCAGAGCGCCGTCGTAGGCGGTGTCCTCGTCGCCGTTGACGACGGGCTCGCCCTTGGCGTTCGGCCCCATCACCTCAATGGTGCTGGTGTAGACGAAGGACGCCACGTTCTCCTGAAGGCACGCCTCCAGGAGAAGCTGCGTTCCTACAAAATCAAAGAGGACGACGGTGAAGGACGTGGCGGCGAGGAATCAGTTTGGCTCTGGCCTTAATGCGATCGGTCAATAATCGATCAGTTACGTTAGGAGGCCCTAAAAAAAGTGCATCTGTCACCTTTGACGTTGACGGCGTACATCTCGCTGTACTCCACCGCGTCCGTGACGTCGACGATGGCGGCCACGTGGAAGACGACCGACGCACCTCGACAGGCTTTTCTCAGGAAATCCCCGTCTCTGATGTCTCCCTGGAAAACACTCAGCGCCGTGTCGCCCCGGCAGCCTAAGAGCAACGGCAGAATGGATCAGGCCTCGAGATAGCAATGTTCTTTTGGTTAGAATACTCCCCTCAATTCAGTTTCATTCATAgagtataaaaacaaaacacactttgacTTCACTGTCAGATTAATAGCCAGTAATATTTCATCTATTCTTTGCCGAAGCCAGATTTTACCCTCCAGAGACTGCACGAATGTGGGCTGCACTTGTTTGTCCATCAGCCGGATCTCAGCggcgttctcctcctccagcagcagcctcaccaGCCTCGTTCCCAGGAATCCGCAGGCTCCCGTCACCAAACACACATCGCCTCTCAGAGACATCACCGGACAATTCCCTCTGCgaatgaaaagacaaagacgcacttctcctcctcctgctggaaagaaagaaccccccccccccccccaccaccaccctcaAAGCAGAGAAAAAGCTGAATGAAGTTTTGTGAGTGGAAGTTTCGGCTTCCTGCTGAAGAACGACGGGACCTTCTGCGCTCCCAGCCTCGGCTGTTCCACTTTGTGTAAgctcagaaaatgtatttgagggagaaaaaaaagaagtcatcgctggaaaaaaaagggggatggGCTATTTTACAACATGGAAGAATATTGAGCTTTCCTGGGCTTGAGAAAGTGGAGTCTGGAATGTTTTATTTGCCAAGGACAGCTGCTGATGAAAGATAAGTGGGAAGAGAAGCCCGCTGCAGACGGTGGGCGGCCTCAGCGGCGGCGCCGAGACGTCACGGCCGCTGTTTGATGGAATCTGAACGCACCTTGAACTTGATCAGATTAGACAACAGCGCAAacaccaaggggggggggggggcgtccaagTAGAATATGATGCATCCTTTAAAATtaaagcaaagcaaaatgattgttttggaacctttttatttgacatttttcatattattattattattattactttaaacCCTCACGGGTGTGATGGTTGCCATGTTTGCCTCTTGATGCaggatttctgcccctgcaggGGCAGAATGGAACTGACCGAGACGCACCTGCGCCTCGTcccacctaatcagctccttaCTTCGACCCGACTAGACGGCTCCTCTCCAGAATATCTTCTCTGCGTTGTCGGATGTTCCGGGCTTTTGTTGTTCTACTACTTGTTTCCAGTACTTTCCAGCTTTTGCcttttgatgttgttgttttgtttggctgtgatttgttCACCTGTCCTCTTTCTGACGTTTGCAGTTAAACCAGTTTTAGGCGACTGCCTGTCGAGCAGTATTTTAGTTTTCTTTAGTCCCTTAAAGCTACTCTGGAGTTCGCCCGCTCTGCATTATTGGGTCCAGATCCTTTGCTCGGCCCTTAACGGGTTTGCGTATAAATTCTTCCAGCCACTATTTCTGggacgttttcttttcttttcttttctcttaaaTCGTTTGCTTCCATTTGAAACAGAACGTCTGTAATTGCGTCCTTCTGCACGGCCGCGGGACAAAGTTCAGCGTTGCTTTTCACGGGGTTCCTTCAACGAGATGTTTGAGATGAACCGATCTCATGATGCTCGGGCAGAATTAAAGATGGCTCTTTCTCTGAGCAACAATCGTTTGGTTTGAGGTGCCATCTGTTTGCCAGATGCACCGATAGTTACACAATCACACGATGATGATTTAGTTAGCCACGGTTTGCTCAGCGATCAGCCACCTGGTTCATGTGACTCGGGTTGATTTGGCCCATGTTTTCTGTGTacttagctttttttttttttttgtatctggGTCATTGGGTTGGAAGGAAATAGGAAAGTACAAGTCGGTGAAGTCCTGACATGGTTTTCTGGTAGACGGTCTAGCTCACAGATTTTGCACCCGCTTGCATCTTGTTTTCCAGGCCTTGGATTAGCCGTTGATGACGCCGCTCTTATCTGGAGGTGAAGGATGTCGTTCCAAGGACGGTTTCATCGTCGCTCCCATGGCTGCACCAAATAATCTGTTTGTGCTTCTACAAACAGTGAACTTTGATTTGGTTTTCAAACTTCTTCTCTTACGTCCGTATTAATCGCAGACAGGAAGCCCTTTCCGGCTCTTTCTGCCATAAAACACCATGAAAAACGTCTAAAGGGAAATCCTCCGGAACACATTGTGGATTTAGAGTCGCTCAACAAATTTTTTTTTGGATATTGGATACATAAAAAGTGATCGAATGTTTTTCAgaaaatttatattttttattccataTAGGTTTCCTCGTCGTCTGTTATTGGCCTTCGTCTTGTGTGTCGTTTGCTGGTTAGCTTTTGTCACGGGCTTTGTGAAAAttcagatgcatgtgttggcggcttgtatctatcagcgaaaacaataacaaaatcaaacttcggaagtagaagtctcaaaatcctgaaaggcaataaagggttaaatgctaacattagctagctagcttccGCGTGCGGCTTGTTATATCCGGCCTGCAGAAGCCCAACTCCCCCTCGACTCTGCTGCATCATCAGCTCATGGCCGTGGGCAGCGGACAGTCCTGAATCTCATCCTCATCCACCGACCCCTCCGGCAGGTGGACCGTCATTGTGCAGGCGCGAATCCCCCCCAGGGGCTCCAGGACGTTGAACACCCTGTCCCAGACATCCTGCTCCGGATCGTACCGCTGCACAATATCAACCATGCACCTGCTGTTCCAGGAGTACCCCCCCACCACGTAGATGTGACCATTAAACACTGTGACGCCGACGTCGCTCTGGCCCCGCGTCATCGGCGCCACGACCGTCCACTGGTCGGTCTCTGGGCTGTAGTACTCGCAACCCAGGACGTCGTCGTAGTCGCCGCTGCCTCGGAAGTGATTCCCGCCCATGACGTAGAGTCTGTCCCCGACGGCGCACATGCAGTGGAGGCCGCGGAGCTCCGACATGTTGGCTCGCTGGCGCCACGTGTCGCCGACCGGGTCGTAGCACCAAAGCTCCTTCTGGAAGGCGTCACGAGTGATTCCACCTGCATCAATTGAACAAATATCACACATTGTACAATGCAGCTAAAATTAGAAGCTGATGTTTATCATACACTGGTGAGTATTTTGAGGTTGTGGTTTGTTAAAACTTTGACCCTCAAAAGATGGAATCTGTGTTTAATCTAAAGCTTGTGATTCTTTTGGATGCTACAGGTTACGTTGCGCTCCAGAAGGCGTTTCTACTATTTTACATGATAGATCTAAAACATTATGTTGCGTCTCGGGCGTATTGTCGTCGACCGCACATCTCTGCATTTCCTGCTGCTCGGGAAACATGCCTCCGTTCTGAAACTGAGAAACGAGCTTCGTGTTCGAGGTTACTGCGAAACCTGACTGAGGCGAAGCACGCGAGAGTCGactgacaaacaggaagtggcttcTAATAGGTCATCTGTTTCAGCTCGCTCGGCAATTCATTTCGTCTTCTGCGGACATGCCTGCAAGAAAAGCCGCTAAACCTTCTCAGTAGCTTTAGTCTCTTGTGCTTTCTCGTGCAGATTCCGTCTGGCACGTCGTCGGCAATACGAAAATGGGCGGAGCGCTACCTCACCTGAAATGTACATGAGGTCCCCGTGAACTGCTCCAGCATGTCCATAGTGAGGTTCCACCATACTGGTCACAAATGCCCACTCGTTTGTCTTCAGGTTGTAGCACTCCACCGTGTCTGGCCATGTGGAAATACGAGAGGATTCGCTTTTAATGCAGCTTCACGCAGCTTTGTAAAGCTTTACAGGCCGTAAAGGCGGCTCACCAATTTCTCCTAAGGCGTTCCTTCCCCCGGCTGCGAACAGTTTGCCTCTCAGAGCGCTCAGGTGGAAGAACGTCCTCTTGTGGTTGAGCGAGGCGATCTGGAGCCACCTGTCGAAGCGCGGGTCGTAGCGGTAGGCGCTGTCTATGGCCGTCTTGCCCTTGGTGTCGTAGGTACTCTGGCCTGAGAAGTCGAGGAGAATCAGAGAAGATGACTTGATGCATTctaaaggttgggggggggggggtcgtgcaTCTGTTTTCTTTCACATTAATTTGACCTGTTCTCTGACCTCCGACAATGAAGAGGAAGCCGCCCAGGAGAGCCACGCCATGCTGGTATCGCGGCACCTCCATTGGCGTCAGGGCCTTCCAGTGCACGGTCTTCTCATCGTACAGCCTCAGCTCCCGACTCACCACCAGCTGCTGTCGCATAACCCCTCCCAGCGCCAGGATGTGGGTGGAGTCTGAGCGTATCCGCGTCCGCTCGGTCTGCAGGGCCGGCTGCATGAAAGGCATCATCTGGTAGTTGCTGGCCTCGAGCAGGAGGCTCACGCAGGTCGTCGCCGAGCGCATCACGGAGTCGCCTCCGTCTTCGTCTTCCTGGGAGATCTGAATCAGCTCGCCGGGGCTCATCAGCGGGAAGCGAATGTGGCGCATCAAGGCGTGCACTGAGGAGCGCCGGCTGGGATGGTCGTGGGCCAGCCATCCTCTGGCGACGTGGTACAGCTCCATCTCAGAAAAGCCCTTTAAGGTGTTGCTGGCCAGAGCGCTGGCCATGGTGGCTTCGGAGAGCTGGAGGTATCGGCCGCACGCCACCAACGCCGACAGATGCTGGCTCACGAACTCACCTGGGGAGGTGAGACAGAGAAAACCATTGTGCCACGTCTAAATACGTCTACAAGCTGATTAGCGGCCTGCTCTTGGATCACCTATACTCAGCTGAACGTCCTCCAGAAGTAAATCTCTGGCAATGCGCTCCACTTCCACACAGTTATCGATGGAGATCTGCGGCAAAGAAAGAAGAATACAttaaatctatatatatatacactgcatTTTCTTCAGAGGTCATACACGCATTTACTTCTGCACAGTTTAATTAATGCTTGGAGAGAGGGCAGCGAAggcctcaggggggggggggggggggatctgacaGCCTAATGAGGCGAACCTCCACTGACATCACGGTGACACCTCACCTCGCTGCTCAGGAGCTGATTACAGAACCTCAGCACGGGCATGACCTGCAAGAAGTTGGCCGCCTCCAGCGTATCCTGGAGATTACCCATGTCGAGGTTGACTTTTGATGTGTAAATGAAGTCTATGACGTTCTTCAATCCCAGCTGGGTGACCCCATGCAGCTTGATCTCCGTCATCTCCTTCTCCCTCATGCCTCCTGAAcgaggggggaaaaaatcaaGGAGAAAGCGACAAAAGACAAGGTGAACGGATGATCAGAAgatttgtgttgtgctgtgcGGGCATAATTTCAAAGTGCACAGTCAGCAAGACGGAGAAGGACACGGCTAATACGTGAGGACGGCCAAATACTGCAGTTAGTTACTTCCTGCTTTACAGGAAGTGGAAAAAGCTCTTCCTCTTTTATGGAGCAGCTGCAACCTGGAAATAGCAAATAAGTTGATTCCATAATTTAACAAAAGGTTGCTTGTATTTTGTTTCTTCTTGCTTCAGTACAGCTGAAACTTTGCTTCAACGCAGTGAAACAGAGCGACTCACCAGTGAACATAGCCTTAAAATAGTCGCTGGAGGAAGCCATGATGACTCTGTGGACCGGGAACGTTTCCTCGCCGTCACCAGGAACCAAGACGACGTCACAGAGAATCTCATTTTCTCTGAAGCTGTCAAAGccctgcagtaaaaaaaaacaaaaaaaacgtgttGAAACTAAAACGACAATGAAGGCAGAGCGTCTGTATCTCCACCGTAGCGTGATGACAAATGTACCTGCAGCACAGCCGCTCcatgtccagtgctgctgaacgctGTGCACAGAGGCCGGGGGGGCAGTTTGGGCTTGGCGACTTTGTCGGGGCTTTTTGCCGGCGTCTCCGTAGGTGGAGGGAGAGAAACTGGGGCTTGtgatggagctggagctggagctggtggAGAAGGCCTGTCACCTACCAATCCCAAattgagaagaggaagaatgtGATTGGACGTTCCGTCTGATGTCTGATGATTACAAATCAATGCTAAAGAGGCAGGGAATGCACACCGGGCTGGACAGGTCGATCCGGCTGAGCTGGAGGTCGATCCGGTTGAGCTGGAGGTCGTTCCGGTTGAGCTGAAGGTCGTTCCGGCTGAGCTGGAGGTTGATCCGGCTGAGCCGGAGGTCTCGGGTGATTCCTGCCGCTCATGCGGGAAAATCTTCGGCTCAACCTCCCCAGCCCGCTGTCATCTCCACTTCCTCTACAGACGGAGGGATGCCAGCgatgatttatgatttattgcTTCACTTTGCATCCCAAATTAATTGCGGCGCAAGGTCGCATTATAGATTAAAGGAAGAGTTCGTACAAAAATGAAATATCCGACCTAATTTAATCACCCATCCAATATTTCTCTGACAGAATGCTAACACAGAACGATCTTCTTGAAGCGAAATTATTACTTGAAGCgagtattattatttaatattattaacCTAAACCATTTTTTGCTGCACTGAATCTGAATAAAGCCTCTTACCCCATGTCCCTGCCCTCCGGCAGTCGGGGGCTGTTGTTACGCTGGCGAGACTTCCTAAGTTGAGACAAAACAGGAACTTCAGAAGTGAGGCGTTTCaatccaagaagaagaaaagtaaaAGAGCCTTGACCTCCAGATGACTAAACGCATATGTTCACTTTTTGTTATAAGAATATCACTTCTCCATCAAGATGACTCGTCTTGGATTTTACTTGACTCCGTCGCCGAAGTGCTCGCTCTTTGCGGGACATGTTGGGTTCTAtccttccctgcaggtcttttcctgctttcacctgtaaagtgcctcgagataactttctgttctg
This region of Brachionichthys hirsutus isolate HB-005 chromosome 12, CSIRO-AGI_Bhir_v1, whole genome shotgun sequence genomic DNA includes:
- the si:rp71-68n21.9 gene encoding kelch-like protein 9, which translates into the protein MHAGGGATDVFSSPFPPSSVGLPNRLEGGLGSGLLRRISSRKSRQRNNSPRLPEGRDMGRINLQLSRNDLQLNRNDLQLNRIDLQLSRIDLSSPTPAKSPDKVAKPKLPPRPLCTAFSSTGHGAAVLQGFDSFRENEILCDVVLVPGDGEETFPVHRVIMASSSDYFKAMFTGGMREKEMTEIKLHGVTQLGLKNVIDFIYTSKVNLDMGNLQDTLEAANFLQVMPVLRFCNQLLSSEISIDNCVEVERIARDLLLEDVQLSIGEFVSQHLSALVACGRYLQLSEATMASALASNTLKGFSEMELYHVARGWLAHDHPSRRSSVHALMRHIRFPLMSPGELIQISQEDEDGGDSVMRSATTCVSLLLEASNYQMMPFMQPALQTERTRIRSDSTHILALGGVMRQQLVVSRELRLYDEKTVHWKALTPMEVPRYQHGVALLGGFLFIVGGQSTYDTKGKTAIDSAYRYDPRFDRWLQIASLNHKRTFFHLSALRGKLFAAGGRNALGEIDTVECYNLKTNEWAFVTSMVEPHYGHAGAVHGDLMYISGGITRDAFQKELWCYDPVGDTWRQRANMSELRGLHCMCAVGDRLYVMGGNHFRGSGDYDDVLGCEYYSPETDQWTVVAPMTRGQSDVGVTVFNGHIYVVGGYSWNSRCMVDIVQRYDPEQDVWDRVFNVLEPLGGIRACTMTVHLPEGSVDEDEIQDCPLPTAMS
- the hsd3b1 gene encoding hydroxy-delta-5-steroid dehydrogenase, 3 beta- and steroid delta-isomerase 1 encodes the protein MSLRGDVCLVTGACGFLGTRLVRLLLEEENAAEIRLMDKQVQPTFVQSLEGCRGDTALSVFQGDIRDGDFLRKACRGASVVFHVAAIVDVTDAVEYSEMYAVNVKGTQLLLEACLQENVASFVYTSTIEVMGPNAKGEPVVNGDEDTAYDGALKFNYSKTKREAEQRTLRAHDEALQNGGRLATCALRCMYIYGEGCRFLLHHMGDGVRNKDVLIRMSLPEARVNPVYVGNVAAAHLQAARSLKDPQRRSIAGGKFYFISDDTPHASYSDFNHAVMAPLGFGIQEKLIVPLGVFYVFCFIMEVLCVMLRPFVRVTPPLKRRLLTMLNTPFSFSYQKAKRDLGYAPRYTWEEARKRTTEWLASELPKERERLSVK